In a genomic window of Scomber japonicus isolate fScoJap1 chromosome 17, fScoJap1.pri, whole genome shotgun sequence:
- the LOC128377036 gene encoding mRNA decay activator protein ZFP36L1-like, producing MTATMISPMFEYGEVSKNKMLDCSNNSRLGGIEIISAPYNDDLSPCPSTESLLNTRVVGAPSARGLFQRRRSVSLFGGKLSQNQFINRLNVDPSVFSSGSNNKENRVCERSFSELGDRPGSLGSVLGSGQVNSSRYKTELCRPFKEHGVCKYGDKCQFAHGMHELRNLSRHPKYKTELCRTFHTIGYCPYGPRCHFIHNADECRGPPPLGTFNKTERPRLQHSFSFAGFPSADDLQSSPTSVTPPPPFSSETLTEWQSNPFTYSSQEFASLFSPSLGSPPSSEPQGPAQPSVNTPCFFQAASESPPSAPSPPSPSSPPDSVSDQEGYQSSQESQSGSESPLLDASRRLPIFSTLSVSDD from the coding sequence AACAAAATGTTGgactgcagcaacaacagcagactCGGCGGAATCGAAATCATATCTGCCCCATACAACGACGACCTCTCCCCCTGCCCCTCCACTGAGTCCCTGCTGAACACGAGGGTGGTGGGAGCCCCCTCTGCACGGGGTCTGTTCCAACGCCGTCGCTCAGTCAGTCTCTTCGGTGGAAAACTCAGCCAGAACCAGTTCATCAACAGACTCAACGTGGACCCCTCTGTGTTTTCGAGCGGCAGTAACAACAAGGAGAACCGGGTGTGCGAGCGTTCCTTCTCGGAGCTGGGGGACAGGCCCGGCAGCCTGGGGTCTGTGCTCGGGAGCGGCCAGGTCAACTCCAGCCGATACAAGACAGAGCTGTGCAGACCCTTCAAAGAGCACGGCGTCTGCAAGTACGGCGACAAGTGCCAGTTCGCCCATGGCATGCACGAGCTGCGCAACCTGAGCCGCCACCCCAAATATAAGACGGAGCTGTGCCGCACCTTCCACACCATTGGTTACTGTCCGTATGGCCCTCGCTGCCACTTCATCCACAACGCGGACGAGTGCCGCGGACCCCCGCCCCTTGGCACCTTCAACAAGACGGAGCGCCCCCGGCTGCAGCACAGCTTCAGCTTCGCCGGCTTCCCCAGTGCTGACGATCTCCAAAGCAGCCCCACCTCCGTCACGCCCCCGCCCCCATTCTCCAGCGAGACCCTGACGGAGTGGCAGAGCAACCCCTTCACGTACTCCAGCCAGGAGTTTGCCAGCCTATTCAGCCCCAGCCTGGGGTCCCCGCCTTCGTCTGAACCTCAGGGACCAGCCCAACCTTCAGTGAACACCCCTTGCTTTTTTCAGGCTGCATCAGAGAGCCCCCCCAGCGCCCCTAGCCCCCCCAGCCCCTCCAGCCCCCCTGACTCTGTGTCTGACCAGGAGGGCTACCAGAGCAGCCAGGAGAGCCAGAGCGGCTCTGAGTCTCCCCTCCTGGATGCCTCCCGCCGTCTCCCCATCTTCAGCACGCTCTCTGTCTCCGATGATTAA